ttTGAGAATAACTAAACCCTTGTTAGGGTTTATGAATCCTAAGATGGTGGCTGAACGTTCACTGTGCGGTAGAGGAAAATTTTGTCCTTTAATatttgggaaaaggttctctgaccCACCCAAATAGGTATGCTAGCACTTTTGTGTTTGTCTCActcctcacatgaaataacTTTGCTGCCCTCTAATGTATGATAACGTTTTGTAGCATTTActgaaaaaaaattagataacatTTTGTAGCCTCTCAATGGTGCATTCCTCTATGTTGCGAACTGCATCCAGACATAGAGAGGggcgaaatgacccaccctgttaATGCTTCTACATACATACTGCCATTGGTCCCCCACATGTGCTGGGCCATCCTCCCCCCCAGACAGCtagattgagctcctctccagggagcccagcacgcagGGAGTACCCAGGGGGTGTCCAGCGGTTGGGctgtgttgcacacatcccGATGACTGACTGTGCGTGCATTGGGAAGTGAACGACACAGCATAGTCCTTGGATACCCccttgggcactccctgggagctgagctccctggatgggagttgggctccctggagaggagctggatccCAGAGAATTCTTCCCCTAATATTTATTaaggctgatgttctctgtgctgcaacACAGACTACACCCAAACACAATGGGGTAGGTATTTCTGCCATTTAGGGGGGTAGGGTggcacccccatgtgtctggggaCAGCCCgtgcccccggcacagagaatatttgGCCTATTTATTAAGGAAAAAATGTTATGAGGAATTTAATGAGATAATGTAGGTTTTTTTGTTACAACTCATTGGGGCTACTTATGTAATGAAATTTGGCCCCAACAGTTGTGGCCCAAAAATATCCAGAATCAGATGTCCACGACATTCTTTACATTTTAATCAGACGGTTGAAAAGTCATCTTATCTATATATGGATCCAATCAATTGTCGATTCCAATCCTACAAAAATGAGACAGGTGGTAGGTTATGAAGCACTCAACAGTCAATACCCATCGTACAGCTCCACTCCCTCACCGAAGTGGCCAAAGACAAATctgctttctttctttaaattgTTACCAAaaatttttcagaaaaaaaaaatctgctttCTTCATTGAAATGGAACTGTACTGTAGGAACCCACCACCACAAAGTCCATCCACTATCAATTCTAACGGTCATATTTTTAAAACCCTCAGGTGGCAAGTTTTGATATAGTTTCAGATTCACTTTACCGTTTTGTCCTCTACGTTTCTtaactttcccttttttttttttgataggttaaCTTTCCTTTTCTTGATCCTTTGTTGGACTACAAAACGTATAACCCTCTTGTCCGTTTTAGAAGCTTTAACTTCAGACTTCACAGTCCCTTCTGTGTCTTAAGCCATGAGAATCCTCTGACTGATCTTCCTTTCAAGGAGACAGATTAGGTTCTGAAACCTAGCAGATCGAAACCTCTTCTAATGGGGTGCTTTCTTGCTTGTTTTGGTTCCTCCAAGGACAGGAATCGAAAGCGCCGCCATAGACACAAAATCCTCCCTGGAGATCCGGTAAGTTtgctattttgggttttatcGATTTGGTTTACATTAACGAGGTGAACTCGGAGTAGTTAATTACTTACTATTTTTGAGTTCTGTTGCAGAGACATGGAAGCTATGAACCTCTGAAACCAGCTCTCTCTTTGAACCAAGAAAGCAAGGAAACACTCATTAGCTCCGTCTTGGAACAGAGGTTGGTTCtggattttgatttggtttcttGGGTTTTCTTGGTTCTTTGCTCTATAGATGGCTtatccttcttttttgttttttttcgcTTTCTTTGAAGGAATATTAAGCCTGAAGAACAATTGAGCTTCAGCACAAGAAAGAAAGTCACCTTCGATTTGAATGTGAAAACCTACGAGAACATATCAGCACCTGAAACCACAAATTATTCATGGGAGAACGATGAAGAGATAGAAAGGTGtaagcaagaagaaaaaagggcaaaacTAAGCCTACTACCAGCCTCTGAGGATGATTCTGTTACATCGAGCTTGGGATCTTACCCCCCAAACCACAGATACCAAAATTGCTGGGACAGCAACGATGAGGAGGAAAATATAGACTTTAGTGAAAGCGATCTGgacgatgatgatgacgacGATGAAGACGATGGATACTatgatgaggaagatgatgaaCCAAGAGAATACAAAGCAGATTCTTCCGAATCGTCTCTCTCTTCACCAATTGAGTCACAGACACAGGGTCGTGCTACTCCACTCAACGATAAGGAAGTTGACAGGTCCATGCCGATCTGTGGTTCACCTGAAGGGGAACTGAAAACACTACCGTTGAACCAGAATGCTCGAGATAGGAGCAAATATGTTCACTCGGTATTGAACCCAGTTGAGAATCTGTCACAGTGGAAAGCTGTCAAGGCGAAACCAAGAGCAGCAACAGCCCAATTACAGAATCAGAAGGAAAATGGCAACTTTGAGCAGGAAACACAGATACCCTTCAACCCAGAGCTAACTTTCAAGCTATCACTTTTGCAATCCAGCCAAAGCTTCAATCAGTTTAGGCCTAAAAAGCAAGAAACCGCCGTTGATGCCAGCCTTTCAAACTGGTTGGTGAATGCTGAAACAACACCTGCCATGGATTTGAACTCTAGTTCTTCGTGCAAAGGAATACCTAATACTGCTACCAGCAAATACAGAGAGGTATCAGTGAAGTAATATTTCTGGTTTGGTTATCATTGGTCAATGGTGGGCTCTTCTAAAAGGTGTTTGGCTGCTATGCAGGATAAGAGAGTGAATTGGCAATCCTCTCCATTTGAGACGATTAGAGAAAGCTATAAACAGAGGCTCTGCTGAAGAGAGGCCAGCAAGCAGTTTCAAATTGTTGTTGTGGTTTCAAGTCATtgattccccttttttttgtgattttaagGTTACTGATACTCTTctgtatgtgtgtgtgagaTACTCAAGCTATTGTTTGTATTATTGCCAAAGTAGTGCCATGCGGTTGTCTggttttttattgtattttattttatttgtttattcatttatttttttgcaaCATACGGTTGTCTGTTGGATTTAAGAGATTGAAAGTGAAAGATTACACATACTTGTAGTGTATTCAAATTTTAGTATCTCAAATTCATTTCTAGAAGAGAGAACCCTTGAATTATCTTCTGATTAATGTCCTAGGAGCTGCATATACTGGTCACAAAATGTTAGCAACTTAAACTGTGAATCATCATTCACTTTACAAACAAATCACCTTACTTGCAGGAGATTCACCAGATCCATTTCATGAACATAAAAAGTATGAAGGGGTCTTTCATTAGCTTTCGCACTGCATTTAATTACAGAAATTCCCCTGGAATGCCTTTTGCTACCATGTCTTTTGGGTGAGCTAGTAGGTCACACTAGTGATGTGGTCACTATCTGTTCCAGTTACTGGTGGAACCTGGATGGGCTCAACCTTGGAGACAGGGAGGTTTTGAAGCTTCTTACCCCTACTTGCTATTGCATGCAAATATCTTTGCATTGTAATTACAGTGTTCCACTGGGTGTTTTTTTgttgggaggggggaggggggagggggttggagTTTGGTGGACTTAACACAACTTTTAATTCAAGAAGGTATTGAAGCATGCATTAAGAAACAGGGTAGCACTGGGTTGCAGAATTTGCTCCATTGCTTCCACAGGTCAAGCTAGTATTATGGGCCAATGATGTCCGAGTTTGGTGGACTTAACACAACTTTTAATTCAAGAAGGTATTGAAGCATGCATTAAGAAACAGGGTAGCACTGGGTTGCAGAATTTGCTCCATTGCTTCCACAGGTCAAGCTAGTATTATGGGCCAATGATGTCCGAGTTTGGTGGACTTAACACAACTTTTAATTCAAGAAGGTATTGAAGCATGTATTAAGAAACAGGGTAGCACTGGGTTGCAGAATTTGCTCCATTGCTTCCATAGGTCAAGCTAGTATTATGGGCCAGTGATGTCCGAGTTTGGTGGACTTAACACAACTTTTAATTCCAGAAGGTATTGAAGCATGTATTAAGAAACAGGGTAGCAGTGGGTTGCAGAATTTGCTCCATTGCTTCCACAGGTCAAGCTAGTATTATGGGCCAGTGATGTCCAACATGCTATTGGCTGTCTACTGCTTAGTACGTTCTAGGATTTGATCAGAAAAGTTGATAATTTTTCTTTGgacagttttcctccacccatagaggacggttcacccaccatcctagggttcacaatcACAAACCCCtactagggttttagtatgttccaaataCCCTTCTGATTcccattcccgccctctcccacccctcggtgaatgggatccctttcaccatgggtgaagggaaactcggtcctttttCATTTATAGTACTGAAGTATGAAATATTTTTCACTTTTAAGAGGTCAAAAGTCAGATGAAAGATCCTCGGATGtgcaaaataatttttatacataaaataaaattgagtAAAAAATATGAGACAATTTTTAGATGTTTTGGTACAGAATAGAAGTGCTTTCATCTCTAGATTCAagatatattttccttttaaattgTTTGTCTGGGCATTTTTGGTGATCAGTTCTTGGAAATTACTCTTTGAGATACAGAGCTTGGCTCCATTGTACCAGATTTTCATAATGCAAGTAGAGAAGCTCAAATTTTCATACATATAGGGATGGGATGCTCATTTGTCTCAGTAAACAATTTAAGGAAATACACAAGCCAACATCAGAAACACAACAATTTAATCCCAAAAAAACCCTACACACCACAAGAGAATTATGGAACAGAAGCCATGGATTATTTGGCTACTCGTGCAACATGATTGTATTTGGTGGATGAACATTTCACTACTTACAATGAAACTATCAGAAACGTGGAAAAATTACAAAGGTTCCATGTCtattaaaatatattacatatTCGGGAATTCTCACTATCGTAATCTACTTGCATTCCAAGGGGTTGATCCACATCAATGAAATCTATATCAGAATACCCAACTGGCAACTTCAATTTAGTCTGACTTCCTTTCtgatgaaagaaacaaaatgaagCCAGAGCACGATATAATGTCTCTATTTTCTTGTTGGATGGTCCATGTTTATGTCCACAAGTTGAAGAACAATAAAATCCCAGAACATAATCAAGTTAGAGTACGAGGTGGCGGACCCTTGATATTCAACTGACAAATTTGCATTTTTGACTTGATCTACATTATGCTACAGATACAAGAGTCCGCATCCTCATCATCAGAGTCACTTGCATCGCTGCAAGCAGAGACAGGAGGTTATGGGTGAAACAATGATAAAATAGAAGACGAGAAATGAAGGCTTAAAGTAatataatgaaaagaaaaaaagggggaggagggattggggaacaaaattgaaccaactCGTGGCAGCAAACTTCTTGTCAGATATGCAAGGTAATATTCTCAATGATTTCCTTTAGAACCCTTTTACAAAGTAAATTAGTATTGCAAGCATGGATCACTGTAGACCATTGGATCTACTATACTATTCTCATGGAAGCAAAAACAGCAAGTAGAAAAGATTTGCAGGACAGATGATACCCCTTGTTCTAGCTTAAAAGTAAGGCCTATAGAACTATATGAAACATGAAGATTCTTACTTCTCAAAAGCTTTAACTTCTCACCAAAGTTAAATAATTGCTGCACTAAATGAAGTGCCCACTTGATAGAAAATCAGTGCAATAACACATATGCCAGACTATCAGCAGGAATTCAAGAGGGAAAGAGCGAGCTGAAAGCAGAGGTTATGACCAGTTCTTTATAGTAAAGCTCCAAAATAAGCCTCAAAGCTCCTAACTTAAAGAGCCTAATCTCTctttttcataataaaaaatgatagaGATAATCTGCAACTTTCTGTAAAATGACAAAAGCATTCACCCATATGGTGCCTTCTCAAAGCTTGGGTTCATTAGTGCAGCAATTTCAGTCACCCTCAAccacagaaaagaaacaaatattGTTGCTTCCAATTGTTCTAACCATCTGGGAAACAGCACTGAGCTCAAGACAACTGGTTCAATGACTTGCAAACAATTACTGACCATACCACTATCTGAGCACATTATCATATAATGGTTTCCCTGAATGCATACCTTTGTAATGTGGAGAGGACTACATTGGTAGAAAGAGAAGTCTATGAGAAGCTGGAGTTTCCAATAAAGTTTTGTCTTGAAGTAGATTAGTCGAAATATCAttgaggaaaaggaaaaggaaaggcTATAAGGTACCAAAGTTTTTCCATCGCAGACCATATTAGAGTAATAGCTCATGAGCAACAGATAGGACAGAGAATGTGGAGCTAGAGTATCCTATAATTATAGATCAACCTAGCCAGATAACTCTTCACTAGAGCATAGGCTTGAATAAAATAATAGCAATTAAGGCTTCGTACTACAGCAACATATTAGCACACATAATTGAGGCTAGGTGCCACAGCTAATACCTCCAGAGGTAATATGGAAATTATGCTACATGGATTCTGTCACTTAGAAATTTCAAACTCTGGAAATAATGACATATTACTGCACGATAAATTTGCACACTGAAGTTTTAGAACTTGTGATTAAATGGAAGAGGTGATTAGTAGAAAACAGAGTATACTGAAATTAGGGAAAAACTTATGCAATTCCATTAAGGGGTCACCAGAAGATATCTTGTCTTTTAGTTTGTGCAAAGTTATCACACACCACCATAAGGGATATATCATTTGAGGCTCTCTCAGGGTTGTAGTGCCAGAACCAACAGACTGAAGAGGATAATGATGGCATTCATAAGTTTGGAAGGATTAAATAAATGTCATTAATACAACGCCTCCAATTGGAATATGATAATAACAAGTTCAAAATACAATTCAAAAGAATGAATAACTCCACTGGGCAACCATCTTATATGTTCTGTCTGTGCAGCATTTTCTGTCATTATTTTTAAATGTACCGCACTTCGCAATGCCTCAAACTGCCAATCAAATAGAGGATATTAAGGAGGAAATTTCTAAAGATTGGGAGAACTGCTGAAACAGTAGTTGATGTTGAATGAAAGATATGATAATAAGGCATTAAGGTTTGGTCATACTGAAGTAACAGTGACAACAGGAGGAACCGGCATAACAATTTAACCCTAAATTCGGAGCACCATCACATCCTTCTTTACACAAACTTTAGGCATTTTAACACTTAATAATTCAAGCAAACCTTGCTATGCTGCACATAAAAATTATCAGCCATTAAAGATGCACCATTTAATATTCCTATGCTAGATTTTACAGCCTGCCCAAGCAAGCATATTAAATTTAGTGCCTAAATGAGCTAACCCTTCTCAAAATTATACAGATGATCATAAATGGATAGGGAGTGAAGAAATGAGAAGAGCGAAGCTGAATCCATGGATTACCTTGGTTGGAATTCCAAAACTTCCACAAGCTTATTACCGTTTCTGTCATTCCACTGCACTTTCCGCCGCgactttttgggtttcttcGACATACAACCCTTTCGAGGCGATAACAAAGGGTTTAATTCATCATCCTCTTTTCTATCAGGAGCAACTTCACCTCTCTGAGGCTCTACTGTCGCGGATGGCTTGATTTTGCAGCCATTAGGTTGAGAAACGTCAGTATCCATGGATCAGTTACACGAATCACACAGCTCAGTGGATCCTTAATTCAAGTAAAAACAAGATCCCGCAGTGAGCGATCAATAGAAAAGCCACCACCTTTCGACAACAAATGGATAAATCCATTCGTTTTGATATGGGAAATTCAAAATTGAGAACCCTGGCTCTCTTTATGGGATTGAAAACAGATCCTAGAATTAAATAATGCAAATTTCGTTGACTTGGTCCACTGAATTGGAGTCTCCCCTCTTAGAGCCAATTTTGAAAGTAAGGAAAGAATTCCAAATGGAGATCAATCAGAAACAAATCAAGATATTTCTTAAAGAGACCTGATGCTTCTGTAGCAGAGTTTACCCcccaaaagaaaggaagtaggaaggaggaaaagagagaaaatgaattGGAGATGAAAGGGTTGGATCACCtattggagagggagagagaaaacaaaacgAGAAACAGAGACTGGAACCAGAAAATAACGCTTCGTTTGGAGTATGGACGatgattgattttgttttttgttagaATGGACGATGATTGATGAATGATGGAAAAGCTCTGAAGGCTTTAAGAAGttattacttcttcttctattctcaTTTACTCTATAATCTGAGTACGTGGCCTAAGATGGTGTCAAATTGGAATCGAAATCAGATCCAGACCAAATAATCAGAATCGAATCGATTAAAATTTGATTACAATCTGGAACTAAGGAATAGAATCGAAGAgggatttggttttattttccGGATCCAACATAGGAACGGCAATTATAACCAAAACTGGCCGAATTTGGATATCAGTGATTCAGTATGTTATAATAGATATTTTACAagtattagattttataatattattatattataatataatatattatactatatATAGTATAAATCAAGTATATGAACCAGATTCAAATCGAAATTTTTGGAACTGGAAACCGAACCGCATAGATTTGGTATGAGTTCCAAATTTCAGAATCGAGGTAAGACTTGGTCTGAATCTGAATCACACTAATACTTCTTAGAATCCAATCGGAACGAAACCGAATATCCAATTTTAGACcgatttaattaatgaaaataaaaaaataaataatgaaaaataaaataaaactttttGTCCAAAAAAGTAATGGGAGTATGTGCTAAGATGCGCAAGTTGACCGTCCGCCCACGGTAGTGCGTACGTTAGTTAATCGAATAAGTGCTTTAGATatttaccaccaaaaaaaaaatttgctaaGATGCGCCAGTTGACCCGTACCCATGGCGGTGCGTAGGTTAGTTTATCTCGTTGGATTCCTCGAATCCTCGTTCATGTTCCGCACTTCTCTGGAGCTTGGGGCTGCCGCTGAGCTTGAATGTGTAGGGTCAAGCCGTTTGTCAAATTATTAAAAGGAGAAATGTTTTCTCTGGGGGTTGGGGATTTTGGATggagtgggggtgggggtgcgggTGGGGTGGccaattctttcaattcctctaatagggagagtggattccatcttggACAGTGTTTTCAGGCAGGGGGGAGGGTGGGTATTTCTGCCCCcgtgtgaggaattggaggggataatgattagggggggggggacttggAAGGGGTAGCAATCGGTCCAGATTTGGATTATTAGTCTGATTGTTTAATGGTTCTAGTTCTAAATAGTCAAGATTAGAACTAGACCAATAAACTATACGATTCAAAATCTAAGATCtgggaccattaactaatgggtaaGCCAGTTCCAGATCCTAATTGGGGAAGAAATTTTTAGGGTCCTTCtgctcttcctcttccccttccccttccctcgAGTATTCAACTTCCCCCTGTTCGGCAATTCTCCTTTTTTCATTAAGGATTATATATATGATATGATTTAGGGTAGGAGTTGTACAATTCTTCCAGTTCCTTAACGGTTCCTGGGACTAGACCAGGACCAATAACCTATCACTAGAACTAGATttggaccaataagctattgggtgggtcgGTTCCGGTTCAAAAGTGACACCCCTACGCCTAGATACAttgggggggaggaggggaggggggaccaaaatgactgccccacctcCCATGAAAAGCAGTAATGGTCACCCTATTGATGccaacatgattgtataaattatttaaaaattttactaTATAATCTATAGAGGCTGATCTCATCGATTACCTTTTCTTTTGGGTCATTTCCAATGAGAGGACTCATAGGCAACTAGGAGTCGAACATGCAACCTCTCCTGGACTTAAGTCAAGGCTCTACTACATTAGGAGCCACCACCATCTCGACGATCTCCGTGCTTAAATTTGGGTTTTTTAACTTTATTTTTCTCTAATCCACTGTTTATTGAATAATAAATTACATAAGGCACCTGTTACCAATGACCCCCTTGTTGACATGATTATTCCATGGAGTATAAAATATGTGCAATTGATGATGATGCAA
The nucleotide sequence above comes from Telopea speciosissima isolate NSW1024214 ecotype Mountain lineage chromosome 3, Tspe_v1, whole genome shotgun sequence. Encoded proteins:
- the LOC122655420 gene encoding probable serine/threonine-protein kinase fhkB; the protein is MGCFLACFGSSKDRNRKRRHRHKILPGDPRHGSYEPLKPALSLNQESKETLISSVLEQRNIKPEEQLSFSTRKKVTFDLNVKTYENISAPETTNYSWENDEEIERCKQEEKRAKLSLLPASEDDSVTSSLGSYPPNHRYQNCWDSNDEEENIDFSESDLDDDDDDDEDDGYYDEEDDEPREYKADSSESSLSSPIESQTQGRATPLNDKEVDRSMPICGSPEGELKTLPLNQNARDRSKYVHSVLNPVENLSQWKAVKAKPRAATAQLQNQKENGNFEQETQIPFNPELTFKLSLLQSSQSFNQFRPKKQETAVDASLSNWLVNAETTPAMDLNSSSSCKGIPNTATSKYREVSVK
- the LOC122653882 gene encoding uncharacterized protein LOC122653882, which encodes MDTDVSQPNGCKIKPSATVEPQRGEVAPDRKEDDELNPLLSPRKGCMSKKPKKSRRKVQWNDRNGNKLVEVLEFQPSDASDSDDEDADSCICSIM